ACAATTCCATGAATTGATGTTAAATTCTACAGCATATGCGGCTTATGTTCATGGCAATCAAATTGAACTAACAACTAAAGAATTTGAGATTATATATACTTTGTTACAAAATCGAGGAAAAGTATTATCAAGAAGTGATTTGTTAAATAAGGTATGGGGCTATGAGCATTATGGTGATGTAAGAGTTATAGATACACATATTAAAAATTTAAGAAAAAAATTGGGGATCCCTTATATTAAAACGGTGAAAGGCATTGGCTACAAAATCGAAGCATAGTAAGGATAACATCACCAAAAATATTTTCATCAAAACCTTATTGTTTTGTGTTCTTTTATCACTTTGCCTGTATCAAATTATTTATTTTCTAGCTTTAAACTATGATAAAGAGCATTATGCGAAAAAACCTGAAACTCAAACTGCGGAACATGCGGATTCAGTTACGAAAAATGAACAAAATAAAAGAGAAGAAAATAAAGTTGTTTCAGAGGATAGCATCTCAAATTTCCAGTCATCTATTATAGATTTCAAAACACTCTCTACAGCTATTAATCATCTTTTGCAACCTAGCCAAACTGCAACCGCAAAAGAAAATGCAGCAAATCTTTCGGAGGAAAGTAACAAAACCGAATTACATACTAAGGCGGAACAAACAGCCGCTAACACTACTTCCTTACATACACAAAATGCAGCAAAGAAAACAAATGAAGCACATGATAGTCCAAGTTTAGCAGATGCCTTGCAACAATTAGCTCCAAATATTGCTGCAACAATGCTTGCATTATCTCTACTCGGTTCTTTAATTTATGCCAAACTAATTGCCAAACCTTTTCAATATATGAGTGATACTTTAAAAGATATTATAAATCTGGACTTTTCAGCTAAACAATCACCTAACAAAAATACAGATCAAACAGATTTCAACTTGCAAGTAGCGGCTTCACAAGTCCCAACTATTGTGAAGAATCTACATGAAACAAATAAAGATTTACAAAATGAGCTCAAGAAAGAACAACAATTAGAACAATCTCGTAAAGAATTTATGTCTATGGTATCCCATGAATTAAAAACACCTATCGCAGCCGTTATGGGACAACTAGATGGCATGATTCACGGAATCGGTGCATACAAAGATAGAGACAAATATCTAAAACGATCCTACGAGATGATGCAAGATATTAACGTATTAACGGAAAGGATGTCAGAATTATCCAAAATGCAAAATCCTCAATTCAAACCGAATTTAGAAGTTATTTCACTATCTAACATCATTGAGGACGTTATGAGGAAAGTAGATTATTTTATATCTGTAAAGCAATTAACTGTTCAATCTAACATTAAACAAGATGTAAAAATTTTAGCTGATCCTAAATTTATTCAAACTGCTATTTTTAATATTATTTCAAATGCAATTCAATATACAATCGATCATCAGCATGTATATATAAAGCTTTATGAAAAGCCGAACGGTTACGCATTAGAGGTTTTAAATACAGGTTCACAAATTGATGAGGACAAACTCGCTCATTTATTTGAACCTTTCTATCGCGCTAATCCTGGAAACAGCGGTTTAGTACAAGGTAGCGGTCTTGGATTATATATTGTAAAACAAATACTAGATAAACATCAGTTTCCTTATGGAATACAAAACACACCTCAAGGTGTAAAATGCTCAATTGTCTTTCCAAAAGCAATATAAACTACTACTATAATTTCATAACCCAAACTCATACTTCGTATGAGTGGCGGAATTTTGTAGAGTCTCTTACTCTGTTTCGTTCGCCCGTTGTCCTTATTAGGATAACGGGCGTTTTTTATTTATCCCGATTAGTGCGGGATAATAATCAGTGAAGGATAAACAAAACCCCCACTGATTAAAGTTTCACTTTATATAAGGAGGGTTTCTCATGGAGAAATTTAAGTATTCATTATTAGTTTTATTCGGCGCTTGTAGCTACGGCGTACTTTCAACTATTTTTAAACTCGGATTCATCGACGGATTTTCAGCACACCAACTACTAGGAGGACAATATGTCTTCGGGTGGATTGGCCTACTTTTACTCGTTCTTTTCTTTTCACGTCATAAAGTATCAAAAAAACAATTCTTTTCGTTACTAACAGTCGGCACAACCATGAGTATGACAGGTATTTTCTATGCTATTTCGGTAGAAGAACTGCCAGCCTCTATCGCTGTCGTTTTACTCTTTCAGTTCACTTGGATTGGTGTAGTCATCGAAGCGATTGCCAATCGAATATTCCCAAGCCGTGAAAAAGTTATATCTATTATTATTTTGTTTACTGGTACATTGTTTGCTGGTGGAGTATTTGAAGGACTTGGACAAAACTTTTCGACGAAAGGTATTATCTTCGGGCTATTAGCTGCCGTCTCTTTCTCATTCTATGTATTTGCAAGCGGGCGCGTCGCTACAGATGTTCCGCCTTATACGAAAAGCTTTCTTATGACAACCAGTGCTACTCTTATTTTATGTTTATTTTTCCCGCCTACCTTTTTAACGGACGGCGCTTTACAAGCAGGCCTATGGAAATATGCTTTCTTCCTTGGACTGTTTGGAGTTATTGTACCTGTCATTTGTTTTTCAATTGGTGTACCGAAAGTCGGAACGGGGCTTGGTACAATATTAGGTGCAGCTGAATTACCAACAGCAATTATCGCTTCTATTACACTTGTTCATGAAGTTGTATCGCTCATGCAGTGGATAGGAATTGTGTTTATATTACTCGGTATTTTCACACCACAACTGCTTACTGCTAGGAAAGAAAAAAAGCAGCGTACGATGCATAGTGAACAATACAAGCAAAGTTAAAATATGGTGTATAATTTAAAGTAAGTAATTTTTTTGGGAGGTAGCAATGACTATTTTAAGCATAGTGTGGTTTTCTATTATGTGTATCTTCTTCCTAATACGATACCTGAAAGAAAAGAAATTTTATGATTTGCTCTTAATTCCTATTTGCATATATGCAGGGGCCGTGAAAACTCCTTTAGTAGAGTACTTAAACTTTAACGATACATTTAAAATAACATATGATATTGCAGCTATTATTCTCGTAATCCTTGCTGTACTTTTCTTTTTGAAAGATAAGAAAGAGGGATATACAGCATAATAGAAAAGGGATGTTCCATGAATCAGGAGCATCCCTTTTTTTATGCAATATATGCGGTTATATCGATATTTTTTCAACTATATCAATTTAACAACAAAAAGGAGACTATTCGAAAACCCCTTCTTTTCCACTTCATCACACCATACAAAATCAAATTTCAATTCAAAAAGAACAGGAAATCTCATCCTCCCGCCGAATAAGTATAAGTCCGTAAAAGGAGTGATAAAATTGAATCAAAAACAACTAAGCACGATTAATGAAAAAAGCTGGAATACAGCTGCTTATGAAGCTTGGACGAATCGTCACGGCACACCGACAGAATATGCAAAAAAAATCATACAAGATCCTGTTCATGAAGTCTCCTACTATTTACCTTACATACAATCTCCAAAAGGAAAGCGTATTATTAATTTGCTCGGATCAAAAGGCAACAAAGCAGTTGCTCTTGCTCTTTTAGGAGCCGATGTAACAGTTGTTGATATTTCAGCAAGCAATAAAAAATACGCAACCGAACTAGCCGAAGCGGCTGACGTCTCTATTCATTATATCGTTTCCGATGTACTAGATTTAAATCTATCCCAATCATTTGATATCGTATTACTGGAACTTGGCGTACTCCATTACTTCTTAGACTTAAAGCCACTCTTTCATATAATCTCTCACTTACTAAAACAAGATGGGACATTTATACTGCGTGACTATCATCCCGTTTATACAAAATTATTAGGAGTAGATCATCCATCATTTCGAGCAAATGGAAATTATTTCGATAAAGAACTGATTGAAGATGATGTTGCTTACAGCACTCTTCTTACAGAAACTCAGAAAGAGGCTTTACCGAAAACAACCATCCGTCGCTGGACGTTAGGAGAAATTATTACAACGCTCGCGGAAGAGAATTTTAAAATTGAAAAACTAGTTGAAGAACACGGATCTCATCAAAGGTGGGTCTTCCCCTCTACTGCACCTGAAGGAATTGAAGAACGTATACCCGGTCTATATACATTAATTGCGACAACATGCAAAAAAGGATCCCTTAACGGATAGGATCCTTTTTTGCATGCTTACGCATATAAGTTGAGGTTGGAGATTACCATAATTCTGTAGAATAGGACACAAGATATTTCAACATTTTGTCTCTGACTTACGTCGTCAAAAAGGGGTATGACCAACATAACGAAGAGTAATGTTTTAGTTGATATTGATAATCGTTATCAACTAATTAGAAGTATACATGATGTTATTTCAAATTACAATAGGATTTCTTATTTTTATTTAAGAATTTTTGATATGTAAATGTATACATTTTAATAACATTCACTTGTACTCATCTGCCCTTTTCCATTATCCGCTATAATTTTTGTTTCTCAGGGAGGAATATTTTTTTGAGCTCATTTCCTGCACTTATCCCGCATATCCGTTATAATGAGAACCGATATCATTAATATTTAGGGGGTGCTACACATGTCACAACAAGCATTTGAAGAAAAGTTATATGCCAACTTAGAAGCTGTTATTGACCCTGAATTAGGTGTTGATATTATCAATCTCGGATTAGTTTATGACGTTACAGCGGATGAAAATAATAATGCTGTCATTACAATGACGATGACTTCTATCGGTTGTCCAATGGCTGGCCAAATCGTATCCGACGTTAAGAAAGTATTATCAACGAACATACCTGAAGTAAATGAAATAGAAGTAAATGTTGTATGGAATCCACCGTGGACAAAAGAACGTATGTCACGAATGGCAAAAATCGCATTAGGTGTTCGTGATTAAATAAGGAAAAGACCTGACAATCCAGTCAGGTCTTTTTTTTCTTATTATTTTACTCCTACAGCGTCATAAGCTTTTGTTACAGCTTGTACAGCTTTAGAGTTTTTACCGTATAAATCTTCTGCTGATTGAAGTGCTGCTTGACGCATCATTTTAAAGTCAGAGTTTGCAGTTAAATATTTAGTAAGAGCACGGTAATAAATTTTTTCTGTTGCTTCACGGCCCACTCCAGTTACTTTCACACCGTAATGAGTGCCGCCATCAGATACTAAATACGCTGCCTTATTATTAATACTACTGTTAATATGAACGCCGCCATTATCAGCTGTTCCAGTATAACGTTTATTGTAATGATCTGGGTAACCTTCACCAGGTTTTAATGGATTTGGAATAGATGCTGGATCTTTCAGAGAACGAAGTGCATCACCAGGCTTATCAGGTGTATAAATATCAGCACCTAAGTCCCAGCTCTTCTTCTCAACCATGACACCCATAATGTCAGATAACGATTCATTTAACGCACCTGATTCATTTTTATATACAAGGTTTGCTGTATGCTCAGTTACAGCATGCGTTAATTCGTGACCGATAACATCAAGTCCAGCAGATAATGGAATGAATGTCTTGCCATCGCCATCACCATACATCATCTGAACACCGTTCCAAGCTGCGTTATTCCAAGATTCACCTACGTGAACAGTAGAAATAAGTTTCGCACCTTTATCATCGAAAGAGTTACGGTTAAATGTCTTTTTGTAGTAATCATATACTTTACCTGCATTCACATGCGCATCAACTGCCGCTTTATCTTCGAAGAACTTAGATTTACTTGCAATTTCTTCTCCTGTATATCCAAGAATTTGTGAGAATAAATTAAACCAGTTTTCATCCATATTCTCTGCATCAAATGTATGGACACCTTGTCCTCGTGTACCATCAAATAAGTTGAACGCTCCTGTTTTCTTATCTTGAGCAATTTCAAATGATTGTCTAGCGCCTAATACTCCGTAACCAAATCCAGTAATGTTATCTACCGCATTATATTTCTCAATAACATTTCCATTTGTTGCATCAACAAAGTAATGCCAATATCCTGGAGCTGGTTTTGAAACCGATGCTTTTACAAGATATGCAAGATAGTATTGACCATCTTTTTCATACACATATAAATCTTTTTTCACACCATCATAATTCTTTACTTTACCAATCTCTTTCTCAATATTAGCTTTGGCAATCGTTTCTGCTTGTTCCGCACTAATACTTGCAGATGCAGGAATATTTTTACCCTCTAAATTAGGAATAACTTGCCCGAAGAATGCCTTTACATTATTCTCTTTATCTAGCGTAACCGTTTGGTCTGAACCATACACAGGAATGTTATTATGTTTCTCAACTAACTTCACATGTGTCGTACCAGATTCAGCATCTTTTTCTTCCCCAACGACATTGAAATGTTTGTCAATGTTTCCCGCTAGTTTAAACATATCTTTTTTGCTCTCTAAATATTGAAAGACCGTCTCTTTTTTATCTAGTCCTTCCGGTGCTTTCCATTCTTCACCTATGTAAGCTGGCGTTTTAAACTCTTGGTGATACTGGATTTTTTGCTCTTCCGCTTGTGTTTTTGTTGCTCCAAATGCCCCAAATCCCCCAATAACAACGGATAACGCTAATGCTGATGAAACTACTTGCTTTTTCAATCTAACACTCCCCATTCCCCTAAAAGTTTTTGACACCTTTATAGATTTCTGAATATTCCTCCTAATACCTGTTTCCAAAAATTGAGAAAGTTTTTTCTGATAATTCAACGTATAAAAAAGAGGACATCTTTTTTCGATGTCCTCTTTCCTCTAACTTTTCATCCCGTTATTCATATACTGAAAAATCACCACAAATTAAAATCTTATTTTATCCCGCATTAACTGCCCGTAAAAGCCCGATTGGTGTGGGATGAATACCTCTCCACTGATTAAAGTTTCACTTTATTGTATTTTCATTTCAATTGCTAAATAGTGAGATTTCTCTTTTGCTTGAATGTGAACATCCTCTTCTACAGCCTCCGCTGCATCACGCGTTACGAGTGTTTCACCATTCACAACGCCACTACCTTCAATTTGTACAAGGTATAATTGACG
This genomic interval from Bacillus cereus contains the following:
- a CDS encoding sensor histidine kinase, which produces MATKSKHSKDNITKNIFIKTLLFCVLLSLCLYQIIYFLALNYDKEHYAKKPETQTAEHADSVTKNEQNKREENKVVSEDSISNFQSSIIDFKTLSTAINHLLQPSQTATAKENAANLSEESNKTELHTKAEQTAANTTSLHTQNAAKKTNEAHDSPSLADALQQLAPNIAATMLALSLLGSLIYAKLIAKPFQYMSDTLKDIINLDFSAKQSPNKNTDQTDFNLQVAASQVPTIVKNLHETNKDLQNELKKEQQLEQSRKEFMSMVSHELKTPIAAVMGQLDGMIHGIGAYKDRDKYLKRSYEMMQDINVLTERMSELSKMQNPQFKPNLEVISLSNIIEDVMRKVDYFISVKQLTVQSNIKQDVKILADPKFIQTAIFNIISNAIQYTIDHQHVYIKLYEKPNGYALEVLNTGSQIDEDKLAHLFEPFYRANPGNSGLVQGSGLGLYIVKQILDKHQFPYGIQNTPQGVKCSIVFPKAI
- a CDS encoding EamA family transporter translates to MEKFKYSLLVLFGACSYGVLSTIFKLGFIDGFSAHQLLGGQYVFGWIGLLLLVLFFSRHKVSKKQFFSLLTVGTTMSMTGIFYAISVEELPASIAVVLLFQFTWIGVVIEAIANRIFPSREKVISIIILFTGTLFAGGVFEGLGQNFSTKGIIFGLLAAVSFSFYVFASGRVATDVPPYTKSFLMTTSATLILCLFFPPTFLTDGALQAGLWKYAFFLGLFGVIVPVICFSIGVPKVGTGLGTILGAAELPTAIIASITLVHEVVSLMQWIGIVFILLGIFTPQLLTARKEKKQRTMHSEQYKQS
- a CDS encoding class I SAM-dependent methyltransferase — translated: MNQKQLSTINEKSWNTAAYEAWTNRHGTPTEYAKKIIQDPVHEVSYYLPYIQSPKGKRIINLLGSKGNKAVALALLGADVTVVDISASNKKYATELAEAADVSIHYIVSDVLDLNLSQSFDIVLLELGVLHYFLDLKPLFHIISHLLKQDGTFILRDYHPVYTKLLGVDHPSFRANGNYFDKELIEDDVAYSTLLTETQKEALPKTTIRRWTLGEIITTLAEENFKIEKLVEEHGSHQRWVFPSTAPEGIEERIPGLYTLIATTCKKGSLNG
- a CDS encoding metal-sulfur cluster assembly factor — encoded protein: MSQQAFEEKLYANLEAVIDPELGVDIINLGLVYDVTADENNNAVITMTMTSIGCPMAGQIVSDVKKVLSTNIPEVNEIEVNVVWNPPWTKERMSRMAKIALGVRD
- a CDS encoding M4 family metallopeptidase, giving the protein MKKQVVSSALALSVVIGGFGAFGATKTQAEEQKIQYHQEFKTPAYIGEEWKAPEGLDKKETVFQYLESKKDMFKLAGNIDKHFNVVGEEKDAESGTTHVKLVEKHNNIPVYGSDQTVTLDKENNVKAFFGQVIPNLEGKNIPASASISAEQAETIAKANIEKEIGKVKNYDGVKKDLYVYEKDGQYYLAYLVKASVSKPAPGYWHYFVDATNGNVIEKYNAVDNITGFGYGVLGARQSFEIAQDKKTGAFNLFDGTRGQGVHTFDAENMDENWFNLFSQILGYTGEEIASKSKFFEDKAAVDAHVNAGKVYDYYKKTFNRNSFDDKGAKLISTVHVGESWNNAAWNGVQMMYGDGDGKTFIPLSAGLDVIGHELTHAVTEHTANLVYKNESGALNESLSDIMGVMVEKKSWDLGADIYTPDKPGDALRSLKDPASIPNPLKPGEGYPDHYNKRYTGTADNGGVHINSSINNKAAYLVSDGGTHYGVKVTGVGREATEKIYYRALTKYLTANSDFKMMRQAALQSAEDLYGKNSKAVQAVTKAYDAVGVK